In the genome of Mycoplasmopsis pulmonis, one region contains:
- a CDS encoding ABC transporter permease → MEIFIKVIVLIALYGSILAIASISGIFSERVGIVNIAIDGMMIVGATFYALFAHLFTKAGLTSMWNQIPLMFFAALLTMAFAWLHGFVTIKLKANQIISGVAINFLAIGISWIIILFFGEARRLDFRILELAASTNGTNPLNIISFKVFVLITIVAASWFFFKKTKFGLRYKAIGENPQAIDVVGINVYKYKWIGVSISGFLAGVAGSIFVQNEPSSFQVSVRGLGFLALAIMIMGQWKVLPSAFSALFFALLFSLAITINSENQGPLLSVKKYSNVLLFLPYLITLTILLGFSKKIKIPKAVGIPYDKSQR, encoded by the coding sequence ATGGAAATCTTTATTAAAGTAATTGTACTTATTGCCTTATATGGTTCGATTCTAGCAATAGCCTCTATTTCAGGAATTTTCTCAGAAAGAGTTGGTATTGTTAACATAGCAATTGATGGAATGATGATTGTAGGAGCTACTTTCTATGCTCTTTTTGCTCACCTTTTTACAAAAGCTGGTCTTACTTCAATGTGAAATCAAATTCCACTTATGTTTTTTGCAGCGCTTTTAACTATGGCCTTTGCATGGCTGCATGGCTTTGTTACTATTAAACTAAAAGCAAATCAAATTATTTCTGGAGTTGCTATTAACTTTTTGGCAATTGGAATAAGCTGAATTATTATCTTATTTTTTGGTGAAGCAAGACGACTTGATTTTAGAATCTTAGAACTAGCCGCTAGTACAAATGGTACAAATCCTTTAAACATTATTTCATTTAAAGTCTTTGTTCTTATTACAATTGTAGCTGCTTCATGATTCTTTTTCAAAAAGACAAAGTTTGGTCTTAGATATAAAGCCATTGGTGAAAATCCACAAGCCATTGATGTTGTTGGTATAAACGTTTATAAATACAAATGAATTGGAGTGAGTATATCGGGGTTTTTAGCTGGTGTTGCAGGGTCAATATTTGTACAAAATGAACCTTCTTCATTTCAAGTAAGTGTTAGAGGTCTAGGATTTTTAGCCCTTGCCATTATGATTATGGGGCAGTGAAAAGTTTTGCCTTCTGCTTTTTCAGCTTTATTTTTTGCCCTTCTTTTTTCTCTTGCTATAACCATAAACTCAGAAAATCAAGGACCTTTATTAAGTGTTAAAAAATATTCAAACGTTTTACTGTTTCTTCCATATCTAATTACCTTAACAATACTTCTTGGCTTTTCTAAAAAAATCAAAATACCAAAAGCAGTTGGTATTCCCTATGATAAATCTCAAAGATAA
- a CDS encoding IS3-like element IS1138B family transposase has product MKQLKPEQWKKWFSLYEEFYDGKINIKKYIFLVNKNIGKDWKNTYVKSWFFKKYSAFQKDEQSLISQTGKSTANKKNNGRPPKRKEVNEYTREELEEIVKIYRIIFDDISEKEIRKKIKEHKDKEKILTKISWKEFLFSKSTYYSWKKPKLAEPKKDQEIEEIIRKSFHENKGIFGRKRLEIYIQNKYKRYINYRKIGRILLKLNLFCKIRRAKRKNEIKNLNTKYQNLIQRDYNGKFNNIVATDVTYIPSPKDAINNHVYLSIAIHHQSKKIINWNLSKRNDVKLVLDHISKIKFDKEWIIHSDHGSQYSSNQYSEIIKENNGIISMSRIANSLDNREAEYFFSNIKSECLNDLKISKLSFKELQEIIQNYIDWYNNERLQSILEWKTPQQSWDVLSVF; this is encoded by the coding sequence ATGAAACAACTAAAACCAGAACAATGAAAGAAATGATTTTCATTATATGAAGAATTTTATGATGGAAAAATTAATATAAAAAAATATATATTTTTAGTAAACAAAAATATTGGTAAAGATTGAAAAAATACATATGTAAAATCTTGATTTTTCAAAAAATATTCTGCTTTTCAAAAAGATGAACAATCTTTAATTTCACAAACTGGCAAATCTACAGCTAACAAAAAAAATAACGGTAGACCACCAAAAAGAAAAGAAGTTAATGAATATACAAGAGAAGAATTAGAAGAGATTGTTAAAATTTATAGAATAATTTTTGATGACATTAGTGAAAAAGAAATTCGAAAAAAAATTAAAGAACATAAAGATAAAGAAAAAATATTAACTAAAATTTCATGAAAAGAATTTCTCTTTTCAAAATCAACATATTATTCTTGAAAAAAACCTAAACTTGCAGAGCCGAAAAAAGATCAAGAAATTGAAGAAATTATTAGAAAATCATTTCATGAAAACAAAGGTATATTTGGTAGAAAAAGATTAGAAATTTATATTCAAAATAAATATAAAAGGTATATAAACTATCGAAAAATAGGTAGAATTTTGCTTAAATTAAATCTTTTTTGCAAAATTAGAAGAGCAAAAAGAAAAAATGAAATTAAAAATCTTAATACTAAATATCAAAATCTAATTCAAAGAGACTACAATGGCAAATTTAACAACATAGTTGCCACTGATGTAACTTATATTCCAAGCCCCAAAGATGCAATTAACAATCATGTTTATTTATCGATTGCAATTCATCATCAAAGCAAGAAAATAATTAATTGAAATCTAAGTAAAAGAAATGATGTTAAGTTAGTTTTAGATCATATTTCTAAAATCAAATTTGATAAAGAGTGAATAATTCACTCAGATCATGGAAGTCAATATTCATCAAATCAGTATAGTGAAATTATTAAAGAAAACAATGGGATAATTTCAATGAGTAGAATCGCAAATTCACTTGATAATCGAGAAGCAGAATATTTCTTTTCAAATATCAAAAGTGAGTGCTTAAATGATCTAAAAATTTCAAAATTATCATTCAAAGAATTGCAAGAAATTATTCAAAATTATATTGACTGATACAATAATGAAAGATTACAATCAATCTTAGAATGAAAAACACCTCAACAAAGCTGAGATGTTCTAAGTGTTTTTTAA
- a CDS encoding ABC transporter permease: MNNFLKKSLGHLKSYKNLLVDEKRMKSGRKIANSLWAILFSIILMAILFQANGFEASQIYKDVWFFSTNTLSNTFLLMVVVFIIASLGIALTFKAGVFNIGISGQMMMGGSVGMYLIYSQGQINHGNVFGAFIISILLGGLWALIAGIAKSFFKVHEVVSTILLNWIATYVIKQIYEGTSFINRQNPESTIRFDTTSLNIENAAQFRNFFQSNMLIYSMLALAIFLAIIFWIIFSKTTIGYKIKMIGLNPNASDYSGTNKNVLNMSVFFVSGMFAGLAGIIMFLMRDRFVPVNSFPLPAGFDTIVISLIAYNSPIGIVFSSLFYALFDTGLNKIPSFLNWDKKIKNTF; encoded by the coding sequence ATGAATAATTTTTTAAAAAAATCTCTAGGCCATTTAAAAAGCTATAAAAATTTATTAGTTGATGAAAAAAGAATGAAATCAGGACGTAAAATTGCCAATTCTTTATGAGCAATTTTATTTTCAATTATTTTAATGGCTATTTTATTTCAAGCCAATGGTTTTGAAGCTAGTCAAATTTACAAAGATGTTTGGTTTTTTTCAACAAACACTCTTTCTAATACATTCCTTTTGATGGTTGTGGTTTTTATCATTGCCTCACTAGGAATAGCCCTTACTTTTAAAGCGGGTGTTTTTAACATTGGTATTTCCGGTCAAATGATGATGGGCGGCTCTGTTGGAATGTATCTTATTTACAGCCAAGGACAAATTAATCATGGCAATGTCTTTGGAGCTTTTATTATTTCAATTTTATTAGGTGGTCTTTGGGCTTTAATTGCTGGTATTGCAAAATCATTTTTTAAAGTTCATGAAGTTGTCTCAACTATTTTACTAAACTGAATTGCAACTTATGTTATTAAACAAATCTATGAAGGAACATCTTTTATAAATAGGCAAAATCCAGAGTCAACTATTAGATTTGACACTACAAGTTTAAATATTGAAAATGCAGCACAATTTAGAAACTTTTTTCAATCTAATATGCTAATTTATTCAATGCTTGCTCTTGCAATTTTTTTAGCAATTATTTTTTGAATTATTTTTTCAAAAACTACAATTGGTTACAAAATTAAAATGATTGGTTTAAATCCAAATGCCTCTGATTATTCAGGAACTAACAAAAATGTTTTAAATATGAGTGTGTTTTTTGTTAGTGGAATGTTTGCAGGTTTAGCTGGAATTATTATGTTTTTAATGAGAGATAGATTTGTCCCTGTTAATTCATTTCCCCTACCAGCTGGTTTTGATACAATTGTAATTTCACTTATTGCATATAACTCACCAATTGGAATTGTTTTTTCATCACTTTTTTATGCTCTTTTTGATACTGGATTAAATAAAATACCTAGCTTTCTAAACTGGGACAAAAAAATAAAAAACACTTTTTAA
- a CDS encoding ABC transporter ATP-binding protein, producing MENAIEFINITKDFGTLRANDNVSFSIKKGSIHALIGENGAGKSTLMSMLFGMYEPSSGEIKVNGNAIFIKNPNQANNLGIGMVHQHFKNVDIYSNLENVVLGNESDKKLMMNFNFSKNKIELLQDLYNLKFNLKEKTGDATVSTQQKVEIMKMLYRDVEILIFDEPTAVLTPQEIDGFLKTLLLFKEKGKTIIFISHKLNEIKAVADQATVLRHGKVVAHYDDIKDVSIEKISEDMVGKKVVMPKNEIDNNFLANPVVVEFDKVSLKAQRQIQDVSFDIRLGEIFVIAGVGGNGQDEIEFAISGLLKPKSGKIFFYPKDKQSQKRAKVDITKYSVAKKRDLGISYVPGDRHKYGLVLDYSIEENSIIRRLKDKSISKLGFIKKDEVKKFNSIIQKNFDVRGSNDGKSDARSLSGGNQQKAIVGREILTQHDLLIMVQPTRGLDIGAINKIHNFILEEKKNNKAILLISYELDEILALADTIAVINKGRLSKKMKTKEITRTQIGLLMAGKQLSGETHE from the coding sequence ATGGAAAACGCCATTGAATTTATTAATATCACAAAAGATTTTGGAACTCTAAGAGCAAACGACAATGTTAGTTTTTCAATTAAAAAAGGTTCAATTCATGCATTAATTGGTGAAAATGGAGCTGGTAAATCTACTTTAATGTCGATGCTTTTTGGTATGTATGAACCTTCAAGTGGTGAGATCAAAGTTAATGGAAATGCAATTTTTATTAAAAACCCAAACCAAGCCAATAACTTAGGAATTGGAATGGTTCACCAGCACTTTAAAAATGTAGATATCTATAGCAACTTAGAAAATGTTGTTTTAGGAAATGAAAGTGATAAAAAGTTAATGATGAATTTTAACTTTTCTAAAAATAAAATTGAGCTTTTACAAGATCTTTACAACTTAAAGTTTAATTTAAAAGAAAAAACAGGTGATGCAACAGTTTCAACTCAACAAAAAGTTGAAATTATGAAAATGCTTTATCGTGATGTTGAGATTTTAATTTTTGATGAGCCTACTGCTGTTTTAACTCCTCAAGAAATAGATGGTTTTTTAAAAACACTTTTACTTTTTAAAGAAAAAGGTAAAACTATAATTTTTATCTCTCACAAACTAAATGAAATTAAAGCAGTAGCTGATCAAGCAACTGTTTTAAGACATGGAAAAGTAGTTGCTCATTATGATGATATAAAAGATGTTTCAATTGAAAAAATATCAGAGGATATGGTTGGTAAAAAAGTTGTTATGCCAAAAAATGAAATTGACAACAACTTTTTAGCCAACCCTGTTGTTGTTGAATTTGACAAAGTTTCACTAAAAGCTCAACGTCAAATTCAAGATGTTTCTTTTGATATTAGGCTAGGAGAAATTTTTGTTATTGCAGGGGTAGGAGGAAACGGTCAAGATGAAATTGAATTTGCCATTTCCGGGCTTTTAAAACCAAAAAGTGGAAAGATCTTTTTTTATCCAAAAGATAAGCAAAGTCAAAAAAGAGCCAAAGTTGACATAACTAAATATTCAGTTGCAAAAAAACGTGATTTAGGAATAAGTTATGTTCCGGGAGATCGCCATAAATATGGCCTTGTTCTTGACTATTCAATTGAGGAAAATTCAATCATTAGAAGACTAAAAGATAAAAGCATTTCAAAGTTAGGCTTTATCAAAAAAGATGAAGTTAAAAAGTTTAATTCCATTATCCAAAAAAACTTTGATGTAAGAGGTTCGAATGATGGAAAATCAGATGCTCGTTCTCTTTCAGGAGGTAATCAACAAAAAGCCATTGTTGGAAGAGAAATTTTAACCCAACATGATCTTTTAATTATGGTTCAACCTACAAGAGGTCTTGACATTGGAGCTATTAACAAAATTCATAATTTTATCTTAGAAGAAAAAAAGAACAACAAAGCCATATTGCTTATATCTTATGAACTAGATGAAATTTTAGCCCTTGCCGATACTATAGCTGTTATCAACAAAGGTAGATTATCTAAGAAAATGAAAACTAAGGAAATAACAAGAACTCAAATAGGGCTTTTAATGGCAGGAAAACAACTTTCAGGAGAAACTCATGAATAA
- a CDS encoding ABC transporter permease subunit, with product MIFFVIIFALFFGVIAGSLFSFYARKKSIQILNTLIYFLSSIPIFIIVALFVLILSKFDLTSFYIPFDQEHFLLWFNSIIQIFFLLFFPMFFAITFIVKNICDKLFFSEHFMFLLSKGFSIKKIYFYYFLKNIFIKLIPFINVFYMLTFSYSLFVESIFSFTGQSMILTSAFNRGESSIIYFSLFINLIIIFIIDLLLNILLKILNPSNLNIKKTIGFLDKIKIKRTLIKRAN from the coding sequence GTGATTTTTTTTGTTATTATTTTCGCACTTTTTTTTGGAGTTATTGCAGGATCACTTTTTTCATTTTATGCAAGAAAAAAAAGCATTCAAATTTTGAATACTTTAATTTATTTTTTATCATCAATACCAATTTTCATCATAGTAGCTCTTTTTGTTTTGATTCTGTCAAAATTTGATTTAACTAGCTTTTATATTCCTTTTGATCAAGAACATTTTTTACTTTGATTTAACTCAATAATTCAAATCTTCTTTTTACTTTTTTTTCCAATGTTTTTTGCAATAACTTTTATTGTAAAAAACATCTGTGATAAACTCTTTTTTTCAGAGCATTTTATGTTCCTTTTATCAAAGGGTTTTTCAATTAAAAAAATTTACTTTTATTATTTTTTGAAAAACATCTTTATTAAATTAATTCCCTTTATTAATGTTTTTTACATGTTAACTTTTAGCTATAGTTTATTTGTTGAATCAATCTTTAGTTTTACAGGGCAGAGCATGATTTTAACCTCTGCTTTTAATAGAGGAGAAAGCTCGATTATTTATTTTTCACTTTTTATTAATTTGATAATTATTTTTATCATTGATCTTCTATTAAATATTTTGCTAAAGATATTAAATCCAAGTAATTTAAATATCAAAAAAACAATAGGTTTTTTAGATAAAATCAAAATAAAAAGAACTTTAATAAAAAGAGCAAATTAA
- a CDS encoding deoxyribonuclease IV, with protein sequence MIKLGSHVSFKSPNYLYDSIKESIKNGANCAMIFLGAPQNTKRVDFEKYQYEKYLKDFSNLIKPEDIVVHAPYIINPASLEKADFAISFLSSEIKRMDKAKFKYLVLHPGFYGKNNVKDSLDQLARSIQKIFEITKDSNVEIMLETMSGKGSEVGKSYEEILYVIDKVKSPRLGACLDTCHVWDAGYNINDYQVFKDELIKTGILKHIKVIHLNDSKNELGSHKDRHANIDKGLIGLKNLKRIVHDPIFENIPIILETPWTEKGPIYDQEIAMLLEK encoded by the coding sequence ATGATTAAACTAGGCTCACATGTTTCATTTAAATCACCTAATTATTTATATGATTCAATTAAAGAATCAATTAAAAATGGAGCTAATTGTGCCATGATTTTTTTAGGAGCTCCTCAAAACACAAAGAGAGTAGATTTTGAAAAATACCAATACGAAAAATATCTCAAAGATTTTTCAAATCTAATCAAGCCTGAAGACATTGTTGTTCATGCTCCTTATATAATTAATCCCGCTAGCTTAGAAAAAGCTGATTTTGCTATTTCATTTTTATCTAGTGAAATTAAAAGAATGGACAAAGCTAAATTTAAATACTTAGTTTTACACCCTGGCTTTTATGGAAAAAACAATGTCAAAGATTCACTTGATCAACTTGCCAGATCAATACAAAAAATATTTGAAATAACTAAAGATTCAAATGTAGAAATAATGCTTGAAACAATGAGTGGAAAAGGTAGTGAAGTTGGTAAGAGCTATGAAGAGATTTTATATGTAATTGATAAAGTAAAATCTCCTAGATTAGGAGCTTGTCTTGATACTTGTCATGTTTGAGATGCAGGCTACAACATTAATGACTATCAAGTATTTAAAGATGAGCTTATAAAAACCGGAATTTTAAAACACATCAAAGTCATTCATTTAAATGACTCTAAAAATGAACTAGGCTCACACAAAGATAGACATGCAAATATAGATAAAGGTCTCATTGGACTTAAAAATTTAAAGCGCATTGTCCATGATCCTATTTTTGAAAATATACCTATAATTTTAGAAACTCCTTGAACTGAAAAAGGACCAATTTACGATCAAGAAATAGCAATGCTTTTAGAAAAATAA
- a CDS encoding LacI family DNA-binding transcriptional regulator, with protein sequence MTKNSTYEEIAKEAKVSVSTVSRFYNNGYVSEKNKNKINEIVLQHDLGVKHFTRINKKMNNQIYFLIHNWTDNDTLNIIAASNTFSNVHNKSIYITNCSAQTQELISKMVEILIKKPYAIVLFFPIVNDSLIDFINKLSTETKIVIYGEKNPKVNSIFIDYKKMIYSLGNIFLERNNKDKLALIIDSNLESKISKQQIEGFISFCEQKQISCYLKYFDNRNFDSIKKLVKNLKKLEVENVISSTHDVFLNLLVHQPEFNFFISDIGYQSIFDYNKKYFVKVFIDYHLLVLELARLLNNEQDIFSLEISPKILIGK encoded by the coding sequence ATGACAAAAAACTCTACATATGAAGAAATTGCTAAAGAAGCAAAGGTTAGTGTTTCAACGGTTTCAAGATTTTATAACAACGGTTATGTATCCGAAAAGAATAAAAACAAAATTAATGAAATTGTTTTACAACATGACCTTGGGGTAAAGCACTTTACAAGAATAAACAAAAAAATGAATAATCAAATTTATTTTTTGATTCACAATTGAACTGATAATGACACATTAAATATTATTGCAGCTAGTAATACTTTTTCTAATGTTCACAACAAATCAATTTATATTACAAATTGTTCAGCACAAACTCAAGAACTAATTTCTAAAATGGTTGAAATTTTAATTAAAAAACCTTATGCAATTGTGCTATTTTTTCCAATTGTAAATGATAGCTTAATTGATTTTATTAACAAACTTTCAACTGAAACTAAAATAGTAATTTATGGAGAAAAAAACCCTAAAGTAAACTCAATTTTTATTGACTATAAAAAGATGATTTACTCACTTGGAAATATTTTTTTAGAGCGAAACAACAAGGACAAACTTGCCCTTATTATTGACTCGAATTTAGAGAGTAAAATTTCAAAACAACAAATTGAAGGCTTTATTAGTTTTTGCGAACAAAAACAAATTTCATGTTATTTAAAATATTTTGATAATCGTAATTTTGATTCAATTAAAAAACTTGTTAAAAATTTAAAAAAACTTGAAGTAGAAAATGTTATCTCATCAACTCATGATGTTTTTTTAAATTTGTTAGTTCATCAACCTGAGTTTAATTTTTTTATCTCAGATATTGGTTATCAAAGTATTTTTGATTACAACAAAAAATACTTTGTTAAAGTTTTTATTGACTATCATTTACTAGTTCTTGAACTAGCTAGACTTTTAAATAATGAACAAGATATTTTTTCTTTAGAAATTTCACCTAAAATATTGATTGGAAAATAA
- the nadE gene encoding NAD(+) synthase produces MKSNTEIYKNLKLLEDYGTYLIEWIKLKVQQANKKGVIVGISGGIDSALVACLAKKAFPENSLGITMPIGNSMKLDFDDIAKLQKLTKLEIINIDLTLSYDALAKTLDVKNKLAKANIKPRLRMASLYAMAQEKDYLVLGTDNLDEWYLGYFTKYGDGGVDLLPISYLTKSEVRSLAQIYKVDKGIIEKKPSAGLWENQEDEKELGYSYSEVDLFLRKKQIDSQIATKIEKQHQMTEHKRQLASKPMDIVDFENKER; encoded by the coding sequence ATGAAATCAAATACAGAAATTTATAAAAATTTAAAATTACTCGAAGACTATGGAACTTATCTTATTGAGTGAATAAAGTTAAAAGTTCAACAAGCCAATAAAAAAGGTGTTATTGTAGGAATTTCAGGAGGAATTGACTCAGCTCTAGTAGCTTGTCTTGCTAAAAAAGCTTTTCCAGAAAATTCATTAGGAATAACAATGCCCATTGGCAATAGTATGAAATTAGATTTTGATGATATTGCAAAATTACAAAAGCTTACTAAACTAGAGATTATTAATATTGATTTGACTCTAAGCTATGATGCATTGGCAAAAACTCTTGATGTAAAAAACAAACTAGCAAAGGCTAACATCAAACCAAGGCTAAGAATGGCTAGTCTTTATGCTATGGCTCAAGAAAAAGATTATCTAGTTTTAGGAACTGATAATCTTGATGAGTGATATTTGGGTTATTTTACAAAATACGGAGATGGAGGAGTTGATCTTCTTCCAATTAGTTATTTAACTAAATCTGAAGTAAGATCTCTTGCTCAAATTTATAAAGTAGACAAGGGCATAATTGAAAAAAAACCCTCAGCTGGTTTATGAGAAAACCAAGAAGATGAAAAAGAGCTTGGATATAGTTATAGTGAAGTTGACTTGTTTTTGAGAAAAAAACAAATTGATAGTCAAATAGCCACTAAAATAGAAAAACAACATCAAATGACCGAGCACAAAAGACAACTAGCATCAAAACCAATGGATATTGTAGACTTTGAAAATAAAGAAAGGTAA
- a CDS encoding YebC/PmpR family DNA-binding transcriptional regulator, whose amino-acid sequence MAGHSKWANIKHRKGAQDAARAKIFQKFAKEIYVAAVAGGPDVDSNPALRLAVNKAKSKSMPKVNIEKAIAKASGNSKSSSTYSEYIYSGTVSKGVQILVICLSDNFNRLSSNIKSYFNKAGGQLSKQGSIPYVYQQKGLIEIDKKLISEDKITEIALEAGAEDIQAEDNYYSITCEPSSFNQVSEFIEKATGFSEFLTREVSYIASDYVELDDESSEKVMAFIEKLENDEDVQAVYHNLG is encoded by the coding sequence ATGGCAGGACATTCCAAATGAGCAAATATTAAACATCGTAAAGGTGCCCAAGATGCAGCTAGGGCAAAAATATTTCAAAAATTTGCAAAAGAAATTTATGTAGCGGCAGTAGCAGGAGGACCTGATGTAGATTCTAATCCTGCACTAAGACTAGCAGTTAATAAAGCTAAGTCAAAGTCAATGCCAAAGGTAAACATCGAAAAAGCCATTGCCAAAGCTTCAGGAAATTCAAAATCTTCATCAACTTATAGTGAATATATTTACTCCGGAACTGTTTCTAAAGGAGTTCAAATTCTAGTTATTTGTCTTAGTGACAATTTTAATCGCTTAAGTTCAAATATTAAATCTTATTTCAATAAAGCTGGAGGGCAATTAAGTAAACAAGGCTCAATTCCTTATGTTTATCAGCAAAAAGGACTAATTGAAATAGATAAAAAGCTAATTAGTGAAGATAAAATAACTGAAATAGCCCTTGAAGCTGGTGCTGAGGATATTCAAGCTGAAGACAATTATTATTCAATTACTTGTGAACCTTCAAGTTTTAACCAAGTAAGTGAATTTATTGAAAAAGCCACTGGATTTAGTGAGTTTTTAACTAGAGAAGTAAGTTACATTGCTAGTGATTATGTAGAACTTGATGATGAATCTTCTGAAAAAGTTATGGCATTTATTGAAAAGTTAGAAAATGATGAAGATGTTCAAGCTGTTTATCATAATTTAGGTTAA